In Lycium ferocissimum isolate CSIRO_LF1 chromosome 7, AGI_CSIRO_Lferr_CH_V1, whole genome shotgun sequence, the sequence tcaacataatTCGAAAAATACTTTCACAACTTATGTcgcataacttaattcctacagaACTTGTGCGAGCGAGGCAAAAGTTTAGTTTCCGAAGATAAGAATGTTACAGAACTTATGTCAAGCGAAACAGTCtggatattttcattaaataagcaGGGGCCAAAATTAAGGACCTCAtatataaggggcaaaaattaaagaccagtgcgttTGAAGgtcaatccgtgcaaaaaattgattttatatATCTGTACAACATTTAGTGCGCTCGCAATCCATGCGCAAAAAATTTATCTACGCGATCGAGGTGGCCTACTGAGACCATGGCACGACAACGGCCAAGCCCAAAATCCTCATATCGCGTCCCCTAGAGTGATCGTGGTGACACAAAAAAGGTTAtacacaacttcaatttgatttttctttccaaaaattaATCCGAACTGCTTGGGTCCCAGTTTGAATCATCCCAACAAATCACCAATAATAGTATTGACTTGTAAAAATCTCAAATAATAAAATGGGTATTAAAACTGAAATTAAGGGGTTAGGTTGTCTATTGGCCGAGCCCCAAATTTAAATCCGAAggtttaaagaagaagaagtagcaTTTCTAGTCCAAAGTTTACTGATTAGGTATTAAATAGTTTTTAGAAGTTGGATATATAGTTCAAATAGGGGGCTCAAAAGGAGTATATGGCGTCAATTTctatgaagaaattgcacggtttccTTCAAAtaggctggtctttaattttggaaaaataaccCATATATATCGCTCACACATCTAGTTTGTAGCCAATCTGTATTATTCTAGCCCACTACTGTATCATCAATGTGTAGGTAATGTATATATTCtgtatagctatatataaaCATTACGTATACtcttatatattatgtatatacttTGTATAATCATGTATAAACATGAAACCAATTCAAATTGCagtgtataaaaaatgtatatgtTCTGTATAGCTATATGTAACTTGCTCAACTTTTTTTGTAACTTTACATATACATCCGTATACACTAttatatattacatatacattcttatatatattatatataatgtataataaTACATATCCTTTTGTATAACTATGTATAAACAATGTATTTCTTGGGGGACTCAAAAATTACTGCAAGAAAATCCACCATAACCAGATCCACCGGCCAGAAAAATCAACCATAACGAGATCCACCGGCTAGAAAATCCACCATAACCAGATCCACTGGCCAGAAATCTTCTCCACCTCCTTCCAACTCCGAAATCCGTCGGATTTGAGGCTTTATTTTCGATTCTTTGTTGAGCAAGAATAATCTCCTTGATCGCCACTTCTCTCTGTTGAAGACACCGCCCCGATTTGCTTTTCAACCACATAGTCCCCAACCTCAAATCTCTCACATCTGCTCATCGATTGAGCCATAGCGCCTCAAAAATCCCTAAACCCTGACAATTTCGAGTGATCAAATTAATATTGAGATTGTGGCATTTGTAGAATAAAGCAATCCCTAAGctccaaagttccaaaaacAACACAAGGATAAGAATATTGGGGGAATCGTATTTAAGTTGAGCTCACGGGAGAATCGCGATGAATTGATATGCCCAGTTCACAATTTTGGGACTTATGAATATTGCCCTACTGGAGCCGTTCAAACGATCATGCCTCACAAAGTTACAATAGATGAGGTGCAATATATCTAACTGATTTCACAAGTAATTTTCTTCTCTATAAATCatgaatactaaataaaatgataTTTACCTAGTATTTACACGTTCACAACAAGCCAGACTTGATCGGCGATCGAAAAGCCCTCAGTTGTACGGTGGTCAACTGTAAGAAATGGGCATGGTACGCGGACAATGAAAATTGAAAGTGGCTAAAATTTCGATaatttggattgttgaaagGTTATATGGGTAATAAGTGGATAGTTGGGTTAAAAATGACAAACTAGATGCCTGGTTGGTATCTAgttatttgtttaattttttccctGGTCTTTTATATTTACCTTAGCAATCTAATTTATGCATAGTGGGACATAAGTTCGTTAAGGGTGCGGGACATAACTTATGAGATATAATATGAAAACATAAACTTATGCTCCACAAAAAAGTTACTCTCtatgtcctaatttatgtggcacactttcttttttattctatccaaaaaaatatcatctttttatatttagaaataatttaactttatgagattatttaccaccacacaaatatctaagacttgttttggatcataaatttcaaaaatctttcttttctttcttaaactttgtccCAAATCAAataatgccacataaattgggactgaAGGAGTATTTGCTTTGAgcgacaaaaattaaagaccagcacaaaatagggaccaaaagtgcaaatgataCCAATTTCTATTTCTGATAGTCCAGTTATTAATAGAATGGGCCTTGAATATTGCAAGTTGTCCCAAAGTCCATATAATATAAGATGGTGCTGCTCAACATAAACTCTTCTTAAGCCTAGGGTTTAGGTTTTTCCAAAAACCCTTGAAAGGCTACCCACACCATATTCATCACTCTCTCCTCTTCGCCGCCATCGTATACCCGTAATTTCTTCACTTTGCAtctctaattttgatttctctgTTCAATTAGtttaagattatatatatatttttatcatttccTTTTACTGATACACTATAGAAGAATTGAGCTcatatttttgttttgcttctaTGCTGAATTTATCTTTGAAAATTTCGATGTCGGAATATGGTTATCTTTGAGTTGCTGTAAAATACATGAATTgtgcttatgatatgatttttgtggattgattttttttctttttgtggaaCTGAAAGTGAATAAAAGTTTCCATCTTTATGCTTCAGCATATTATTTTGACTTAAACTAGGTAAATTTATGTTTGGAATACTATAAAGTGTGTTGCTTTCTGCAATCTTGTTCAGCTTCTGTGATTTAGTATGAACTAAATCAGTATTAACTATTTCTTCTTCATGGATTTTCATTATGCAGTTGTCTTACTTGCAACTTAAAAAGTGTTAATGTCAAGGTCATGGATGTTAAAGCTCGTTTCACTCGAagagttttcttttattttaaggTTCATTCCACATATGAAGTACCTCTAACAATAGTTAATTTGTGATGAATTTATCTAAAGGTGAACTTGTGCTTCTATCTGAGCAGCAGATTTTAGGATATAGCCTCTATGTGTTGTAAAAAGGTTTTTCCATCTGTAATGCATGTCATAATAGTAATACTAAGGGCATTGACTGAAAAACACAATGGAATAGTCTAGCTGTAAATTTTGAACTTGAGGCCAGAAAAGTTCTCTTTCCTGATTGTGTATGTTTTCAAAGTGTAAGGATTTGAAGCCACATTTAATAAGCTTTTCAATGGaagatatttttgtaatttgaaATGCTGAGTGTGATTGGTTTGAGAGATATCAGTTGTTTGATgggttcttttttgttttgtgggtATACTAATGTAGTTTTTCATTTTACCGTGCAGTTTCGACTCTCTACTGCAAATCCAGATTATAAAAGATGGTGCAGTACAATTTTAAGAAGATTACAGTGGTTCCCAATGGGAAGGACTTTGTCGATATCATCCTGTCACGCACACAGCGTCAAACTCCTACTGTTGTGCACAAAGGTTATGCTATCTCTCGTATACGTCAATTTTACATGCGCAAAGTGAAATATACGCAGACAAATTTCTATGAAAAACTCTCTACCATTATTGATGAGTTCCCCAGGCTTGACGATATCCATCCTTTCTTTGGGGACCTTCTTCATGTGCTCTACAACAAAGACCATTACAAGCTTGCCCTTGGCCAAATTAATACTGCTAGAAATTTGATTTCTAAAGTTGCTAAAGATTATGTGAAATTATTGAAGTATGGCGACTCACTCTACCGCTGCAAGTCCCTGAAAGTTGCTGCTCTTGGGCGTATGTGCACTGTTATAAAGCGCGTTGGCCCAAGTTTAGCTTATTTGGAACAGATTAGGCAGCACATGGCGAGACTTCCTTCAATTGATCCCAATACTCGAACCATCTTGATCTGTGGGTATCCAAATGTTGGCAAGAGTTCATTCATCAACAAGATTACGAGAGCAGATGTGGATGTGCAGCCTTATGCCTTCACCACGAAGTCCTTGTTTGTCGGTCATACTGACTACAAATATCTGAGGTATCAAGTGATAGACACTCCAGGGATCTTGGATAGGCCATTTGAGGACCGTAATATCATAGAAATGTGCAGTATTACAGCTCTAGCACATCTGAGGGCCGCTGTGTTATTTTTCCTTGATATTTCTGGGTCTTGTGGCTATAGCATTGCGCAACAGGCAGCTCTTTTTCACAGCATCAAATCACTTTTTATGAACAAACCGTTGATGATTGTATGCAACAAAACGGATTTGCAGCCAATGGAAGGGATTTCAGAGGAAGATAAGAAGTTAGTCGCGGAGATGAAAGATGAAGCTATGAAGACAGTGATAGGTCAAGGTGGCGAGCCGACAGATGAAGCAGGTGCGCTGTTAACTATGAGCACTTTGACCGAAGATGGTGTAATTGCAGTGAAGAATGCAGCCTGTGAGAGGTTACTGAATCAGCGGGTGGAATTAAAAATGAAGTCGAAAAAGTTAAATGACTGCCTGAACCGTTTCCATGTTGCTATGCCAAAACCACGTGACCAGAAAGAGAGGCCAGCATGCATACCTCAGTCAGTGTTGGAAGCCAGAGCGAAGAAAGCCGAGGCAGATGTTGAGAAACAGAAAAGGAAGCTTGAGAGGGATCTGGAGAATGAGAATGGAGGTGCTGGTGTTTATTCGGCGAGCTTGAGGAAACACTATCTATTAGCAGATGAGGAGTGGAAGGAAGATATAATGCCTGAAATTTTAGATGGGCACAATGTTTATGACTTTGTTGACCCTGATATCTTAGAAAGGCTTGAAGAATTGGAGAGAGAAGAAGGTCTTCGTCAGGAAGAAGAAGGAGGTGATGACTTTGAGATGGACGTTGCAGAGCTGACCCCTGAAGAAAAAGCAGCATTAGCTGAAATccggaaaaagaaaagtttgcTCATTCAACAACATAGGATGAAGAAGAGCACCGCAGAGAGCCGACCCACTGTACCAAGGAAGTTTGACAAAGACAAGGAGTTTACTTCAAAAAGAATGGGTAGACAGTTATCTGCTTTAGGATTGGATCCAACTCTAGCTATCGATCGAGCCCGAAGTAAGTCAAGGGGTCGTAAGCGAGAGAGATCAGTTGAACGTGGAGATGGCAATGGTAATGATGCAATGGATGTGGATGAGATTACTCCCAACAAGAAGCAACGTAGGTCTAGATCGCTTTCCATGGGATCAAGAAGGTCAATGTCACGACCTCGAAGCGAATTTGCTCCAGGGGAGGGCTTCAAGGACAAACCCCAGATGGAGAAGGCTATAAAGATGTCTAAGAAATCTGCTAATAAGAGGAACAGGGATGCTCGGCGGGGAGAGTCTGATAGAGTCATTCCTACTCTTAAACCAAAACATCTCTTCTCTGGCAAGCGATCAACTGGCAAAACTGACAGGCGGTAGTCACCAAGGTATATCTTACTCCCCTTTTTAAGTTCCTTAGCTGACATTTTCAATTACAGTTCTTAGAATACGCTTTCTCTATATCGTTCTTGCCTTTTAAAAAACTATTTTGTTGTCTTCATAGATACTTGTAGAATTTTGAGTGTTCACAACTTCTGCTGGTGCGTTGTTTGGTTCCTTTCTGATACTTAGAAGTTCGGTGACTAATGTGTTACATTATTACCTTCTGTCTTCCAGATGACGTTCTTCAGTCCTGTGGGATGACCATGGAATGGAATTTGCTGGTGTGTCATGCTGAAAATTTTTGGTGGCGGACAGAAATGCAAAAAAGAGAACCTTTGTTGGAATGCCAGTTCAACTCAGCTTATTGTGGACACATACCGCAGTTAATTTTGCCGTCTCTGTTATGCAATTTTGGAGCTTACCCctagtttttttaatttaagtttgcatttttcatattgttttgaAGTTATGTTGTGGAAGAATATTAGTTCTTCTTAATGAAGGATACGAGGAACATGTCAAGACTGCAACCTGTTGCAGTTTTGTAATGGCAACGCAAGCATACAGATTTAAGTATTTAAATTTGCTTTTTGAGATGCAGTTTATCTTGCTGCCTTCTATTATGCAATTCTGTATCTTAAGATACTGGTTATAAGACTATTCCCGTGTTAAATTCTCATCAAATGAGCCAGGAGAATCAATAAGAATCTCTCTATTACTTCatgaattattttgatttaagaATCTGCGTGGCCATTCGTATTACTTCGCTCTCACTTTATTCTCATTATCAAATTAACACAATTTGGATTACCTACGTTGTATTTATCATTCTAAACAATTTAACTAGTTTGACCTAGTAAATAAACAAAATTTAGGCCGAacagtttttttaataaatttgagAAATAGTTACTTAATCATATaggtaaaattgaaaaatttaatttaattctcTCTTAATTTGATAAAACGAAAAGAATGTATGTTCCTACTCTTTTTTAGGACgtagaaataaatattttttagaaggTAGAGATAAATAAGAAACCATCAGCGATCCGAAGATTATCTTGGAGAAACAAAacaatttgatattttatttcGAGTAACGAAAAAACAAAAgtttccaaaaaatttaaagagggaaaaagaaaaagaaaaaggagaagttTCCTAATTTTACACATACACGGTTTGCGCCTCCTACATAAAATAggttttcaaaacaaaaacttATATATACACCCACGCCACCTAACACACACTCCTTCAAGACTCCATCTTAAACCCAACACTCTTCTCCAATTTTCCACTCTTTATCTCTAGGGTTTTGCAATCTTCTTTTTTAATGGCTATTGATATCGTTACTAAAAGACAACGACTAATGGATGAATCAGAATTTGATGTCATCACAGCcgatgataatgatgaacaactccaattcttGCTCTGTTCTGAGACATTATCACCTGCTTTCGATATTGTTGATGATTCAGTTATGCCACTTCAGACATTAACCCCTCAAGAATATGATAATATAtacaccaacaccaacaacaacaacaacaacaacaacaacaacaacgttaGTGTTGTTGGTACTGGAAGCACGATAATGGTTGCTGGTTCTTTTTACATTCCgaaatatattgaagaaaaaCCATTAGGTGAAGATGCAAGTTTTATTTGTGTTAAAGAACAGACTATTGGTGTTGCTGACGGTGTTGGTGGTTGGGCTAAAAAGGGTGTTGATTCAGGTGagtattcaagagaattgatgAAAAATGCCGAATCAGCAATTCTAAAACAGAGATT encodes:
- the LOC132063519 gene encoding nucleolar GTP-binding protein 1-like, translated to MVQYNFKKITVVPNGKDFVDIILSRTQRQTPTVVHKGYAISRIRQFYMRKVKYTQTNFYEKLSTIIDEFPRLDDIHPFFGDLLHVLYNKDHYKLALGQINTARNLISKVAKDYVKLLKYGDSLYRCKSLKVAALGRMCTVIKRVGPSLAYLEQIRQHMARLPSIDPNTRTILICGYPNVGKSSFINKITRADVDVQPYAFTTKSLFVGHTDYKYLRYQVIDTPGILDRPFEDRNIIEMCSITALAHLRAAVLFFLDISGSCGYSIAQQAALFHSIKSLFMNKPLMIVCNKTDLQPMEGISEEDKKLVAEMKDEAMKTVIGQGGEPTDEAGALLTMSTLTEDGVIAVKNAACERLLNQRVELKMKSKKLNDCLNRFHVAMPKPRDQKERPACIPQSVLEARAKKAEADVEKQKRKLERDLENENGGAGVYSASLRKHYLLADEEWKEDIMPEILDGHNVYDFVDPDILERLEELEREEGLRQEEEGGDDFEMDVAELTPEEKAALAEIRKKKSLLIQQHRMKKSTAESRPTVPRKFDKDKEFTSKRMGRQLSALGLDPTLAIDRARSKSRGRKRERSVERGDGNGNDAMDVDEITPNKKQRRSRSLSMGSRRSMSRPRSEFAPGEGFKDKPQMEKAIKMSKKSANKRNRDARRGESDRVIPTLKPKHLFSGKRSTGKTDRR